The Brevibacillus humidisoli DNA segment TCCGATGCGGGTGGAACAGCGGATAGGACGTGTTCACCGGCTGGGTCAGGAGCGGGATGTCTTTATTTACAACCTGTCGACAAAAGGGACCATCGAAGAACATATCCTGAATCTGCTCTATGAAAAGATCGACCTGTTTGAGATGGTGATCGGCGAGTTGGACGAAATCGTCGAACGGCTGGCCCTGAATAAATCCCTAGAGCAGAACGTGATTGACATCATCATGAATTCAGAATCGGAGCGGGAACTGGCGCTCAAAATGGACAATATGGGCAAGGTGATTCAGGCAATACGGGAAAACAGACGGGCAGAGATGGAACAAGTACAGACACAAGCCTCCCGGTAACCCGGCAAGGAGGATGAGCGATGAACCAAGAGGAAGTGCGCCGCTTTACGGAAAGGTACTTTGCTGCCTTTTCTTCGCATGTGATGGAATCCCATCCTGCCTATTTTACTGTGAAACTACCTAAAATCGTGGACAAAGACATCGGCAATCGTCCGTTCTACTGGTCCTGGGTGGAGAAAATGAACATCCCGCCACAGCCGATGATCATCACCTTCACCTTTGAACCGGATCAGAAGCCAGAGGGATTTCGCAGTGAATATCTCCATTTCGGCTCTGGTCGTCTGGATCAAATCTTTCAATCTGCGCGCAGGCACGGTCGTTTCGTCTGCCTGTTTGAACAAGCAGATACCCGGTTATCCGGGCGAAGAGGCGCCGAACGCCGTTCTGCACCGCTAGTCCCTTGGTTGAACCTGAATATAAAAATCTCCTTTGTCTGCGACAAAAAACGGGACGTCCTGCTCAGCTTTGGCGTCAACCTGCACCAATCCCGGATTTCCTGCAACTTTTATTCGTTCGTATGCTCGCTAAACCTGGGGCCATCGATCCCGGACTACTTCTACACTCTGGATCGTCAGCTGTCGTTGGATCAAGCAATGGCGATGGTAGAGCAAGAGGTGGAGCAGGTGATCGAGCAGCAGGATAACCGCTGGGCAGAGGAGGCGCGAGAACGGTTAGCCGAAGAGATTGCCATCTTGTCCGCCTATTACGACGAAATGACGACCTCCTCTGAAAACGATGCTGACCAGCAATCTGATGAAGGGGACTATGGCGGGGAACCAACTCTCTCCGATTCCAAGTCCTCCACCCCTTCTTCGCAACGCGGATCTGAACGACCGCAGTCCGCGGCAGAACAGCTCCCTCTGGAACAGCCCCAGTCTGAACAATCCGCTCCTGAGTCGCTGGATACCTATCGCGCCAATGGAGGGAGAATTTTGGACTTCCTGCGGCAGTACACGATTCCCGAGACACCCAAGGAGGAGATTGATCAGAGCAACTGGCAGCAAAGCACGCCACAAGAGGAAAAAGAACGGCGAATCGCCGAATTGAAGTGGCAGTACGAGCCGAGAATTGAAGTCTCGTTGATCAACGGTGGACTGTTTTACCTCTACAGTACTCCGCCGGTCGGGGCGTTGAGACAATCGACGCGACGATCGTAGAAAAATGTAAAACCACTGCGAGAAAAAGTGGACGAGCCCTGACAATAAGCAACAAATCTTTTCCCTGTGTCTGGTTACAATAAGAAAAACAAAAGGAAACATCCTCCGAATCGTAGGCAAGAATGAGAAACGAAGGATGCTGTGTAACTAACGCAAAAGGGATGGTGCATTCCATTGAACGTACGATTATGGGCTGTGTGTCTACTGTTGATCACATCGCTAGGTTCACATACGTTTGCGGCTGACGCTGATCCGGATTCTAACTGGAACAGCCATTTCCAGCAGCAAATCAAACACTGGATCGAAGACTTGTCGTCCAAAGATGAGAAGTTCGCCGTGTGGAAGGGAGCCAGAACAGAAGTACAAGCGCTGGGTGTGCATTCGAGACAGTGGTTGATCCGATTGAGCAAAGAGGATAGCTATGTGGGATATCTGGTTGTCGGGGAGGCTCCAGATCCAGATCTCCAACAGCCTCCGGAGAAGCCGACCTTTGTCCTGCTGGAATACGGACTGGGTGAGTTTATTTTGTTTCACGACGCATTTGCACCGCTGCAGATTGCGGCGGAACCCGTCTATGATGGTTTTGCTTCACATTGGGAGGTAGCTCTTGACGCACAACATCAGCAGTACATCGACGCCAAGACGGGTGAAAAGTATCCGTCTACCGTCGAGGACCCACCGCCTCTGGTGATGCCCACCCTCCCCTCGAAAGAATTGATCCGCTCAGATGGGCTGC contains these protein-coding regions:
- a CDS encoding YqhG family protein, which encodes MNQEEVRRFTERYFAAFSSHVMESHPAYFTVKLPKIVDKDIGNRPFYWSWVEKMNIPPQPMIITFTFEPDQKPEGFRSEYLHFGSGRLDQIFQSARRHGRFVCLFEQADTRLSGRRGAERRSAPLVPWLNLNIKISFVCDKKRDVLLSFGVNLHQSRISCNFYSFVCSLNLGPSIPDYFYTLDRQLSLDQAMAMVEQEVEQVIEQQDNRWAEEARERLAEEIAILSAYYDEMTTSSENDADQQSDEGDYGGEPTLSDSKSSTPSSQRGSERPQSAAEQLPLEQPQSEQSAPESLDTYRANGGRILDFLRQYTIPETPKEEIDQSNWQQSTPQEEKERRIAELKWQYEPRIEVSLINGGLFYLYSTPPVGALRQSTRRS